The sequence below is a genomic window from Montipora capricornis isolate CH-2021 chromosome 14, ASM3666992v2, whole genome shotgun sequence.
ggaaaacttGAATGACACAGAAACCTGTGTGAgccatttaaagtgatttttaataaaaaaaataagggCTCGatcttcacattaattctctgtccagaccattccaccctccatgccattcctcaattttttttcatttgcggtccaaaatggggatcatttgcgttccaTTTTtatgggatcatttgcggtcctggtatcatttgcggtacagtttggggatcatttgagGACCCGTACAGTACTGTTTGGCGAATGGAATTCGCGGGCGATTTCTCTTCGATATGGGTCACCCGGGTCTCAACCTCCGCTGAAGTCCGCAGATTAAAGTCTTCACGGGCTACGAGAATGATGGACCACTGCACTGGCTTATGAACAATGCATTGTTccccttttgttttcctctctcGTGCTCACAATATGTACACTTTGGTTATCACATACTGCAGATATCAAGTACCGTCCAAACAACCCTGATGTATCAGGCTGGAGCTTCTAATCACCTCTCTGATGGTTGaactttattgaatatgcgtgcAAAGCATCCTTGTCTATGATAACGACAGGCCACGTGGAaacaacgtgtttttttttcttatgtcgATTTCCAACGTTGATTTTCAATGTTGTATtttcaatgtttatttttaatgttgattttcgatgttgattttcaatgttgattttcgctgttgattttcaaagttttttctttctttccctttttttttcaattatatgtatttttttaatatttttagtgcttaaattatttttctttactttttttctttttaatttgtcaacaaatatatttttactttatatcattgtttattaaaatactatttttctcccttttttctatCTGGATGGcttatatttttcctttttttccattttttattcttttctcgTCAAAAACTTACATATTTTACTATGATAATACTGGGCCACCATATTCCAGCTCCAAATTATAAGACTGATATAGCCCACATATTCATGGCTGTGATGATATTTCTACCACACAACTTCCAGGTTGGTGCTGTTCCAAAAGCAGGGCAACCAAATGCCTGAATTTGTTCACCCTAAAAAATCCTTGGCTGCCCATTAGGAAACCCACTGCGACTAAATGCATGCCGTGATTGCACGCCATAGTTCTTAGAGTGCGCTTCTGTTTTTTCATGGAAGTCTGGGTTTACCAGTAAACCttgtcattttcaaaatggcatcTTCAATCTCCATCGCCTACATGTTGGTGATATTGCTATCTGACAATATTCTGTAAAAgctacagatattcaaaacacgggATAATGCTTGACCATAGAAAGCCGACAAGTAAGTCGATCGTGCATTTTCTATTTTGGCTAGGTTGTCCCTTAATTTTTCTCAGGTGACTAGactttttattttaacaaaaactggttgcccagtaaactttctggtcgtcTCAGACAACATCTCTTATTTcgagtaatgatgatgatgattatgatctTCATCAACGGAAACTTCGCTCACTTACTCGCCAAGGTAAGAGCTCAAGACAACTTGAGTTTTAGTTAAGGCCAAGACTAGAGGGAGCAATTTGCAAATCAAATCTGTTGTGTGTGTTTAATTGAATCAAATTAAATGCAAAACACTTATTGCAAGGAAAAAAACCCTCACCTCAAGAACAACTTTACGCATGTTATCTAATTCACTGGTATACTTGATAGTGTTTGGATCATTGCGATGGCTCCATAATGCTGCTGTACTAGCATGGCAAGCCTGTGCAATGACTGCTCCTGTCGGCCATGAGAGCAATCTCAACAGATCACCTCGGACTACTACGTATTGAACAAGCTGAGTGGAAGTCAAAGACATTTAAATGAGGCCAcacaaaacctgaaaaaaaaagccaaaatagTTGGCTTCACCAACAGTCCAAACCACGACCAATGAAAAGTTTTGCCAATCAGAAAAGAAGTTTGCATTGGGAAACTTGAAATGACAATCAgaaaaatcattgcagttattATAAAGCAACTTAAGTAGCAAACTACCCTGAAAAAATCTGGCATGTCTATTCCGAGGGCGAGAGGTGACGGGAGGGGCCTGAGGAGTGATTAGGTCTGGGTTAGGTTTGGTGATTGTTGTGATTAGGTCTGGGCTAGGTTAGGGTTAACCCTAACCACtcacatcccccccccccctcccttgtcagaaaaaaataaaaaattataaaaacaaaaattaaaaaaaacagagaaatattaccaATTTTCCGACTgtgattgccatactggcaacccagtaaattcCAGGCTTGAACGCGATTCGAACTaactattattaaattttcatgtcCATTTGACAGTTCATGCATGAATCGAAAGAATTTTCATATACCGGTACTCTCAAAAATCATAGCGAAGATTATGCAAGCACCTGGAAACTGATCCTACAACTAGAGAATTTTCAACGCCTTGCGCAGCTTTAAAAGGTAGCTGACTCTCTAGCTCAGCAGAAATTTCAGCAAGGGTAGGAAACCAACGAACATCGAACACTTACCCagggaaaacctctcagagcagaaactcaacccacaaattACACAGATTCTGGGAATTGCACTCGAACACACTTTTTATCGTGTAATCTACTGGCGTACTTCGAGAGAAAACAATTAAAAGGTATTATGGCTTACCTGCAAATGGTCAGCACAAGTAAGACACCATGTTATGTAAGTCTCGTGAATGGTCACTCGATACGTGGaatcacaggtagcccaagctcagAAGAAAAATTCGAACACAACGCTGCGCAATTTAAAACTTTCCTTTATCATTCATCCAAGGTCTTTGTTGTGCTatgaataggccactttcgatatatatattaaaattcaacttgaaagagaggttttgaggacaaagacaaaggaaaatgttaatatctttcacattcctattgtttttgtcctctctgcctctTCTCTGCCCAACTATCAAGCGTTAgactgaatattgatatttcgagagTTGGACGTGCACTTACATGTCTGTTCTCTCTCTGTGATCTTTCTTTGGTAATCTGGTGCTATTCTGTCCACTATTTCGCGAGATATCCTAAACCGAAGACCTATCTATTATAAAGAGAGAGAACTAGGAAACGGCTCACCATTCGATAAGCTAAGAACATCGAGAAATCGCCCCAAAATATGTAGCCAAAACCCTTCAATCCGCCTGAAACTTGACCAACGACATGTTCGAAGATTCTATAAAACATCTATTCAAGGGAATAGTCGCGCTATCCACTCTGCGAAGGAAAATTTGCCACGAACTTGTTTTGGCCTTTATCAACATCCTTGTGACCATTAGTTTTGCACCCAAACGgtcaaaaaggaaaggaaaggaactttattaaagtgtgtaatcttctagcgctgtagagcaccaatcagggacactgtaaattgaaattaacaagtcaacgcaaatcaaatcaacttctggtttttgaggagaggggaaaaccggagtacccggaaaaaaacctctctgtgcagaatagagaaccaacaaactcaacccacatatgacgctgagtcggggaatcgaacccgggcctcaTTGGTGtaaggcgagtactctcaccactgcgccatccctgcaggAGTTAACCTTTTCCCGAGTGGATTTATCTAAGGCTGGTTTACACCTACGACGCAAGCAATAACGCAGACTCAGAAACGTTTTGACAATTGGTACCTTTCATTAGAACAAAAGTCAATAATGAACAACAAGTTAATGCACCGCGCATTGGTGGCTCGGTTGGCTGGGTTGCCATTTGCAATCCCGTCATAATATGAGTTGAATTTCtccgtttcattttttttctttttttccgtgtcaagGAAATGGAAAACTTGCGCAataggtctttcctgtcactcccccgcTAAGTGTTGTCTTTGCGgatagagtcttctgcgcgtatttttggtaggtttcagggggtagtagaaatgagTAGATTTCATCCTGTGGACatagtagaatatttaattaacctacaatggcgtcgaaattcattgtaacgcgaatggcgttttagcggatctttcaacaaaatatgcccttatggagctcaagaatggaacgtcaattggataaacaagacaggcggtgaaaattAAATATCTGGATTCTTAAAAGCGACgcgtaatggtcttcgacaacaattgcatctttcggcatcggatatcaaagtgagctttgtttctagtattttactaactgtgctgttatgtacaacactgaaaccaaatggcaaattctgtggtAACTTTTTCTGGTTGGTTAGAAAGAATcgatcgaacgccttgaatacATTTGTGTTTACTAAAGTCgcatctctgttgtctggctatttttATTTATGTTTGCATGCACGCAATGAAgaaggaagggttttttgcctctaatagcaaatatgttgtttgtttcaataaagggTTGTTGGAGTTATACCCTACAACACAGCATTTGAttggtaaaatattattattattattattattattattattattattattattattgtgactCTTGACAAAAATAGATATGTGACGGATTGCAGAGGTCCTGAAAAGCATTGTTTATTACTTTAAGGACCTGTGAATTGGGCTGGCGTTTGGAGCATTTACGATATTTTGGGCTTGTGTACCAACGAACGCGTATTTGATACGTTACCGAATTTGAACGATCAAAATTCAATGATGTTTTTGAGCCGAGGTAAATCGAGCTCGGTTGTCCAGGAACTAAAACTGATCCAATCCCACAATCCTTGAATAATGGTTATCGTTATCGACGTAAACGAATCATCAATTGTATGATATTTATCGAATTGAAAGGATATAGAGAACACGTAATGTAGCAAACAGGTTTTGAATAATCTAAAGGGAGAGAAAGATGTAGAATTGTCAACTAAGAAGAGTACTTGTGGAGAACTTGTGAAGTAATGGACTGATGGACATGTGGATGTGTGGGCCTGTAgaggacattactaaacaacgaaacagcgaaacagcGAAACGTAGCATCAAAACACCATATATGACCCCATCGTACCTTGAATATACTAACcggcaaaggttggatttgagattaaatatcgttttaggcctaagacgatatttaatctcaaaaaacgatatttaatctcaaaccCAACTTtttcggttagtattcaatgtatggttgGGTCATACATaatgttttggtgcttcgtgtcggtgtttcgtggtttagtaatgcccgcCTGTAGATGTGCACATGTGGCCCTGTGGATTCATGGATGTGTGGACAATACACACTGTGGACCTGTGGACATTTGGACAGTGGATCTGTGGAAGCGTGGGCCTGTGGATCTGAAGAGATTCGGATGCATGTGTGGACCTGAGGAGAGGTGAATGTGTGGGCTTGTGCATGTGTTGACGCGTGGACGTGTGGGCGTGTTGGCCTGTGGAGTTGTGGAAGTTCAGAGGTGTGGAGATGTTGGAGTGTGTGGGAGTTTGAAGTAGTGGGCTTGTGGACGGATTGAGGTGAAAACATCATTGATGGATATTAATTCCTCGGGTTTGGGTCTACAGAAAACATTAGGTTGCTTTATCCAGCTGTGTAACGATGATGTTATTACGAAAGTGCACAGAATTAACGAATGGACAATTGGATGACGTAACTGTGATCTTTTACCTACAGAAGCAACCATATTATTGGGCGTGTGAAAAACTAACAGCAGTGTTAACCGAAGAAACAACCCCAAATGTACGAAACTATCGAGGGCAGCTTTCATTCAACAACtgtagtttctgagaaaaacgtaaattctggataggaactcgtcatttttttttggcatttcacGGGCTAAATCTCTTTCTCTTCTCTCAATCTAATCGAATGTTGACCCGAAAGTCTCGCTTCCTTGCGCTCTGAAAGGGACACCGCTGAAAGCGTGATACCTAAACATCTTCGAGAACGCAAATTCATGAACACGAGAATCTCAAGTATGGCGAGATATAAAAGTGACCAACACAAAAGCAATGGAAATGGATcacaaataaaaactaaagatcagttatctgaatgattttgggttagactGAAGCGATAGACTGttcaaaattctaaagttatcGCTTTCCATGCTAATTGGTAATGTAAACCAGTGTAAACATAAGTAGTAATTCGAAATATGACaaattgagttagccgaatcaacacattttatcttttctcccgctcttaccattccggaaacgaaacactatttgtTTTTTAAGTAGCTCCTTGTTGAAATAGCAtattgtttgtaaataattgttgaataaattaaatttgatcaaGAACGCAACAATTCACCTAAATGCGCAGTAAAGTAGGTAAAGTCTACTTACGAtggagccaagtggcccatcaggccggagcttatcccggtttctgtccGCAAACTCTTTTTTTAATGCACctctgcaaacatttttttcccaaCAACACCTTcctgcaaacaatttttttccgacATTTTTTTAACCACGTTCTGACACAAAAAGGAGGTTCCCTTTTGCTGCCGTGAAtcattatttaatttaatatgtTACGGCGGCGGCCAACGACTTGGAAAAAGAGAAATCTATAAAGCGGATCGAAATCCATCAATCACTGCCGGCAAAAGTTACCTTTAccttattcaagatggcggcgcccgcgaaatttaaaattgaaaataagcgattttagaATTAACTTTTCAtgatataaacactgttttaaaaacaaatctcCTTTGGTTTAAATatattctgtagtaagagttgaggtttcctttaaagatGCAATCGCTGTCGAAGTCactactcgtcgcttttaagattccagatatttattttcaccgccggtcttgttcatccaattgacgttccattcttgagctccataaggatatattttatttaaagatccaccaaaacgccattcgcgttacaatgactttgacGCCATAGCATTCTACTGTGTcaaccggataaaatctactcGATAGTAAATGACGCCCTTGTGAAACACGTCTTTCGAGATAACAATCTGGGGC
It includes:
- the LOC138032387 gene encoding putative peptidyl-tRNA hydrolase PTRHD1 isoform X2, with the translated sequence MSLTSTQLVQYVVVRGDLLRLLSWPTGAVIAQACHASTAALWSHRNDPNTIKYTSELDNMRKVVLEVWPASSGERKAPLDFMLDVKISPQSRGTCKAIKGFIR
- the LOC138032387 gene encoding putative peptidyl-tRNA hydrolase PTRHD1 isoform X1, with the protein product MSLTSTQLVQYVVVRGDLLRLLSWPTGAVIAQACHASTAALWSHRNDPNTIKYTSELDNMRKVVLEAPSQEELVKLSKDLSDNQIDHKLWIEQPENYPTCLATKPYPREQIRPFFKSLKLFK